One bacterium DNA segment encodes these proteins:
- a CDS encoding 1-acyl-sn-glycerol-3-phosphate acyltransferase, protein MIYAFLRWVMRTMTQTYLVGLFNVTGKENVPRHGPLIICANHSATLDPPMVPAFVPRADTWSMAKSEYFTKGFNNWIFRRYQAFPVVRHTADRAALRTSFDLLKAGQVLIIYPEGTRVESGVLAAPEPGAGFIAQKAACPVLPVGLTGTRECFPKGARWPRRTRVNITFGKPILIAQKRPDGTRVSHEEASEAIMVAIAELLPAHQRGAFSDLDPLRRRLSGVSTALSPADGGGLA, encoded by the coding sequence ATGATCTACGCGTTTCTGCGCTGGGTCATGCGCACCATGACGCAGACCTACCTGGTGGGCCTGTTCAACGTCACGGGGAAAGAGAACGTGCCCCGTCACGGACCGCTGATCATCTGCGCGAATCACTCGGCGACGCTCGACCCACCGATGGTCCCCGCGTTCGTGCCGCGCGCCGACACGTGGAGCATGGCCAAATCGGAGTACTTCACAAAAGGGTTCAACAACTGGATCTTCCGCCGGTACCAAGCATTCCCTGTGGTCCGGCACACCGCCGACCGCGCCGCTCTTCGAACGTCGTTCGACCTGCTCAAGGCGGGTCAGGTCCTGATCATCTATCCAGAAGGCACACGGGTCGAATCAGGAGTCCTGGCCGCGCCTGAGCCGGGAGCGGGGTTCATCGCCCAGAAGGCAGCCTGCCCGGTGTTGCCGGTGGGCCTGACGGGGACCCGCGAGTGCTTCCCGAAGGGAGCGCGCTGGCCGCGTCGAACCCGAGTGAACATCACGTTCGGCAAGCCGATCCTGATCGCGCAGAAGCGACCCGACGGCACGCGGGTGTCGCACGAGGAAGCCTCCGAGGCGATCATGGTCGCGATCGCGGAGCTGCTGCCCGCTCACCAGCGAGGCGCGTTCAGCGACCTCGACCCGCTCCGGCGGCGCCTGTCGGGAGTGAGCACCGCGCTGTCCCCTGCAGATGGGGGTGGGCTGGCGTGA
- a CDS encoding TatD family deoxyribonuclease: protein MAHDQDGPGACRDGASRRAALRRQSEGALHTGAAVHLAAPARDARPRRGHRAATRGPRVRGGRSITLGARGRVCARSGLEADRLGGRPEAPHPAGALQEAGREGRRRRAGADGRSFHVALHFVDTHLHLEELGESREVVEQAGAAGVTRLIAMGVDLDRSRAAVALARRHPEVWAGVGHYPTEACDPDLDALRELASDERVVVIGEVGLDFEAADGPPHEVQVARLHQLFALAVELDLPVSIHNRGANTELLQAMTAHPGLRGAMHYFALGWEWAERFLALGFALSFAGLVTRPSRHALRDVAKRCPADRLLLETDSPFGNAQKRMGVPNRPAYLIDTAELVAELRGVTLAQLADQESANALALFRRMR from the coding sequence GTGGCACACGATCAAGACGGACCGGGAGCGTGCCGGGACGGTGCTTCACGTCGCGCTGCGCTGCGTCGACAATCTGAAGGTGCTCTTCACACCGGTGCTGCCGTTCACCTCGCAGCGCCTGCACGAGATGCTCGGCCACGACGGGGTCATCGCGCCGCAACCCGAGGTCCGCGAGTACGTGGAGGACGGTCGATCACACTCGGTGCTCGCGGGCGAGTATGCGCACGAAGCGGCCTGGAAGCCGACCGGCTTGGCGGCCGGCCAGAAGCTCCGCACCCCGCAGGCGCTCTACAAGAAGCTGGACGAGAAGGTCGTCGACGAAGAGCTGGCGCGGATGGAAGGAGCTTCCACGTAGCCCTTCACTTCGTCGATACGCACCTCCACCTCGAGGAGCTTGGAGAGTCGCGGGAGGTGGTGGAGCAGGCCGGCGCCGCCGGCGTGACGCGGCTGATCGCCATGGGCGTGGACCTCGACCGAAGCCGCGCGGCGGTCGCGCTGGCGCGCCGGCATCCGGAGGTTTGGGCCGGGGTCGGGCACTATCCGACGGAAGCCTGCGACCCGGACCTGGACGCCCTGCGCGAGCTGGCGTCGGACGAGCGCGTCGTGGTCATCGGGGAGGTGGGCCTGGATTTCGAAGCGGCGGACGGCCCTCCGCACGAAGTCCAGGTGGCTCGCCTGCATCAGCTGTTCGCGCTGGCGGTGGAGCTCGACCTTCCGGTTTCGATCCACAACCGCGGCGCCAACACCGAGCTCCTGCAGGCGATGACCGCTCACCCAGGCCTTCGCGGTGCCATGCACTACTTCGCGCTCGGATGGGAGTGGGCCGAGCGCTTCCTGGCCCTCGGCTTTGCTCTCTCATTCGCCGGCCTCGTGACCCGGCCCAGCCGTCACGCCCTGCGCGACGTAGCCAAGCGGTGTCCGGCCGACCGTCTCCTCCTCGAGACCGACTCGCCTTTCGGCAACGCGCAAAAGCGCATGGGGGTGCCCAACCGGCCGGCGTATCTGATCGACACCGCCGAGCTCGTGGCCGAGCTGCGCGGGGTCACCCTGGCGCAGCTCGCGGACCAGGAGAGCGCGAACGCGCTCGCGCTGTTCCGCAGGATGCGGTGA
- the cmk gene encoding (d)CMP kinase: MQVIIAIDGGVASGKSAVGRRVAGALGVPFVDSGLMYRAITKLAVHRGIDPHDPAAVAELTQSTEVSVDGERVWANGVELTDGIYDADYADALPLISAIPDVRQALVEQQRRMHPSGLVMAGRDIGTVVFPHADHKFFLVASLDEKVRRRAAQYERRGERADEAAMRKEVEARDRMDAERPVAPLRPAEDAIVIDTDRLDVDQVVELILRHVAGRPKSE; the protein is encoded by the coding sequence ATCCAGGTGATCATCGCCATCGACGGCGGCGTCGCCTCGGGCAAGTCGGCCGTCGGTCGCAGAGTGGCGGGAGCGCTGGGCGTGCCTTTCGTCGACAGCGGTCTCATGTATCGTGCCATCACGAAGCTCGCCGTCCATCGGGGCATCGACCCTCATGACCCGGCCGCGGTGGCCGAGCTCACCCAATCGACCGAGGTGAGCGTGGATGGAGAACGCGTGTGGGCGAATGGGGTCGAGCTGACGGACGGCATCTACGACGCCGACTATGCCGACGCGCTGCCGTTGATCTCAGCCATCCCCGATGTGCGCCAGGCGTTGGTCGAGCAGCAGCGCCGCATGCATCCGTCGGGCCTCGTCATGGCCGGCCGGGACATCGGCACGGTGGTGTTTCCGCACGCCGATCACAAGTTCTTCCTCGTGGCGAGCCTGGACGAAAAAGTCCGCAGGCGAGCGGCTCAGTACGAGCGACGGGGCGAGCGCGCAGACGAAGCGGCGATGCGCAAAGAGGTGGAGGCGCGCGACCGGATGGACGCGGAGCGCCCGGTCGCGCCGCTGCGCCCCGCGGAGGATGCGATCGTCATCGACACCGATCGGCTGGACGTCGACCAGGTGGTCGAGCTCATCCTGCGGCACGTCGCCGGCCGACCGAAGAGCGAATGA
- a CDS encoding PIG-L family deacetylase, with amino-acid sequence MIVARSRLFTGAEDRRIKRALCIVAHPDDIEFYCAGTVLMMTRRGVAVDFVLATSGDKGSRDATKSSAQVARIREREQAIAAAVLGANRVAFLRHPDAELVESLELREEFVREIRASKPDVLITFDPDGGYRYHPDHRVVGRVALDAAWPSARDPLTHPSAGPPHETAEAWCFAGRQPTLESDVSDVLAEKIQARLAHASQTPSPAALRRRWSAIARVERFHQVDLR; translated from the coding sequence CTGATCGTGGCGCGCTCCCGACTGTTCACCGGCGCGGAGGACCGCCGCATCAAGCGCGCCCTGTGCATCGTGGCGCACCCGGACGACATCGAGTTCTACTGCGCCGGCACCGTGCTGATGATGACGCGTCGCGGGGTCGCGGTCGATTTCGTGCTGGCCACCTCGGGCGACAAGGGTTCCCGCGACGCGACGAAATCGAGCGCCCAGGTCGCGCGCATTCGCGAGCGCGAGCAGGCGATCGCCGCGGCGGTGCTGGGCGCGAACCGGGTCGCGTTCCTCCGCCACCCGGACGCCGAGCTGGTCGAGAGCCTGGAGCTCCGCGAGGAGTTCGTGCGCGAGATCCGGGCGTCGAAGCCCGATGTCCTGATCACATTCGATCCCGACGGCGGCTACAGGTACCACCCCGACCACAGGGTCGTGGGCCGTGTCGCTCTCGACGCCGCCTGGCCGAGCGCGCGCGACCCGCTGACGCATCCCAGCGCCGGCCCGCCTCACGAGACGGCGGAGGCCTGGTGCTTTGCGGGCAGGCAGCCGACGCTGGAGTCCGACGTGAGCGACGTCTTGGCGGAGAAGATCCAGGCCCGCCTCGCGCACGCCAGCCAGACGCCGAGCCCGGCCGCGCTCAGGCGCCGGTGGAGCGCCATCGCGCGCGTCGAGAGGTTCCACCAGGTGGACCTCCGATAG
- the rsmI gene encoding 16S rRNA (cytidine(1402)-2'-O)-methyltransferase produces the protein MRPPDPPFHGSWSGGHPRPPDPRPRLRQGLPRRPAAGVALRRARRRDRGPGRPLARPRVSRLFVVATPIGNLEDVSARALRVLAEVGAIAAEDTRVTARLLGRHGIRKPLISYRAPVERRGLPRVLAALDEHDVALVSDAGTPSVSDPGQVLVTAAWEAGHTVVPIPGPSSVTAALSIAGYGGPGFSFLGYLPRKPGEMRRLLATLIDDPRPAVAFESPYRARKSLALLAEVLPDRQLTLARELTKLHEQLLRGTAAEVGAALGDNVRGEITLVISGKARTPRA, from the coding sequence ATTCGGCCGCCTGATCCGCCGTTCCACGGATCGTGGAGCGGTGGTCATCCTCGACCACCGGATCCTCGGCCGCGACTACGGCAAGGCCTTCCTCGACGTCCTGCCGCCGGCGTCGCGCTTCGTCGGGCCCGCCGGCGAGATCGCGGACCGGGTCGGCCGCTGGCTCGACCGCGCGTGAGCCGCCTGTTCGTCGTGGCCACTCCAATCGGCAACCTCGAAGACGTCTCGGCTCGCGCGCTGCGAGTCCTGGCCGAGGTGGGCGCCATCGCGGCCGAGGACACGCGCGTCACGGCACGGCTGCTCGGCCGCCACGGCATCCGCAAGCCACTGATCAGCTATCGCGCCCCGGTCGAACGGCGCGGACTGCCCCGCGTGCTGGCCGCCCTCGACGAGCACGACGTCGCGCTGGTCAGCGACGCCGGCACGCCGAGCGTGTCGGACCCGGGCCAAGTGCTGGTCACCGCCGCCTGGGAGGCGGGTCACACCGTCGTGCCGATCCCGGGACCGAGCTCCGTCACCGCGGCGCTTTCGATTGCCGGTTATGGCGGACCCGGGTTCAGCTTCCTCGGCTACCTGCCACGCAAGCCGGGGGAGATGCGCCGCCTGCTCGCCACGTTGATCGACGATCCGCGACCCGCGGTCGCGTTCGAATCCCCGTACCGCGCGCGTAAGTCGCTGGCGCTGCTCGCCGAGGTCCTGCCCGACCGTCAGCTCACCCTCGCGCGAGAGCTCACCAAACTGCACGAACAGCTGCTGCGCGGCACGGCCGCCGAGGTGGGCGCCGCGCTCGGCGACAACGTGCGTGGTGAAATTACCCTGGTCATCAGTGGCAAAGCCCGAACCCCGCGTGCCTGA
- a CDS encoding ATP-binding protein: protein MVTGAIEAPKRLEDLHVRRDLVASLLLRTIAFADQLSGAAIETRLGLPFETLQPIIEEFQKSQLMDTMGFSNDAGVEGRPIPVRMNYTVSSAGRQRAAEMSAVQTRYLGPCPINFEDYLGLVRSQVTGKANVTDGALKKALGTLELEQHVIDQIGGAMVSRASLFIFGAPGNGKSTITERMALLMGAPIEIPHAVAVGDEIIRVIDPVYHKIAEGEQPIDRRLVKVERPVVVAGGELKLQQLDLTYDASNRYYEAPLQWKANAGVFVIDDFGRQEVPPMRLLNRFIVPMEKKVDYLDLSASGRKIELPFLAQVVFSTNLSPTELVDEAFLRRMAYKIGVGNPSPEAFGRILRYECDRQGVAFDEKAIGYLLNNLYGKKPLRGSHPRALIARLVDLANYRQEPPRLTPQTLKEAFDACFNPALGSLTEDDWARPAIG, encoded by the coding sequence ATGGTAACCGGGGCGATCGAGGCGCCGAAGCGACTCGAAGACCTTCACGTCAGGCGGGACCTCGTCGCCAGCCTGCTGCTGCGGACGATCGCGTTCGCCGATCAGCTGAGCGGGGCTGCGATCGAGACCAGGCTCGGCCTGCCATTCGAAACGCTCCAGCCGATCATCGAAGAGTTCCAGAAGTCGCAGCTCATGGACACCATGGGGTTCTCGAACGACGCCGGCGTCGAGGGCCGCCCCATCCCGGTGCGCATGAACTACACGGTCTCGAGCGCCGGGCGGCAGCGCGCCGCCGAGATGTCCGCCGTGCAGACCCGCTACCTCGGCCCATGCCCCATCAACTTCGAGGACTACCTCGGGCTCGTCCGCTCGCAGGTCACCGGCAAGGCCAACGTCACGGATGGAGCGCTCAAGAAGGCGCTCGGCACGCTGGAGCTCGAGCAGCACGTCATCGACCAGATCGGTGGCGCCATGGTCTCTCGCGCCTCGCTCTTCATCTTCGGGGCTCCGGGCAACGGGAAGAGCACGATCACCGAACGCATGGCGCTCCTGATGGGCGCTCCGATCGAGATCCCGCACGCGGTGGCGGTGGGTGACGAGATCATCCGCGTGATCGACCCCGTCTATCACAAGATCGCCGAAGGTGAGCAGCCGATCGACAGACGCCTGGTCAAGGTGGAGCGGCCGGTGGTGGTTGCGGGCGGAGAGCTCAAGCTGCAGCAGCTGGACCTGACCTACGACGCCTCCAACCGCTACTACGAGGCGCCGCTGCAGTGGAAGGCCAATGCCGGGGTCTTCGTCATCGACGACTTCGGGCGCCAGGAGGTGCCACCGATGCGCCTCCTCAACCGGTTCATCGTGCCGATGGAGAAGAAGGTCGACTACCTCGACCTCTCCGCCTCAGGCCGGAAGATCGAGCTCCCGTTCCTGGCCCAGGTGGTGTTCTCGACCAACCTCTCACCCACCGAGCTGGTCGACGAGGCATTCCTCCGCCGCATGGCTTACAAGATCGGCGTCGGCAATCCCTCGCCCGAGGCGTTCGGCCGCATCCTCCGTTACGAGTGCGACCGCCAGGGCGTGGCGTTCGACGAGAAGGCGATCGGCTACCTGCTCAACAACCTCTACGGCAAAAAGCCGCTTCGGGGCTCGCACCCGCGCGCCTTGATCGCGCGCCTGGTCGACCTTGCCAACTACCGGCAGGAGCCGCCGCGCCTCACGCCTCAGACGCTGAAGGAGGCGTTCGACGCCTGCTTCAACCCCGCGCTGGGCAGCCTGACCGAAGACGACTGGGCGCGTCCGGCGATCGGATAG
- the metG gene encoding methionine--tRNA ligase, with translation MPEKILIAVAWPYASGPRHLGHVSSIGVPPDIFARYHRLRGNEVLMVSGTDDHGTPITTEADREGISPAEVVRRYHDVIVGDLKNLGVTHDLFTQTSTANHHRVVQGLFSTLYEKGYIVARMSIGAISPSTGRTLPDRYLEGTCPICGFKDARGDQCENCGNQLDAVDLIDPRSKVNGEVPEFRETEHLYLELPAFADELRDWIAKQDQWRPNVRAFAANFVSELKPRAITRDIDWGVPIPLPRWKDLDMKRLYVWFDAVVGYLSASVEWASVHDDPDAWKRWWKDAGARHYYFMGKDNIIFHTIIWPAMLLGAGDLNLPYDIVATENLNMEGNKFSRSRRVGIWVGDFLSRYDPDPLRYYLAIAGPETQDTDFTWSEFVRRNNDELVGTWGNLVHRTLVNAHRNFGEVPPAGDLTPRDREVLAAVESGFDSVGELFDGARFKAGVTEAMRLAALVNQYLGEEQPWHTIKTDRERAGTVLHVALRCVDNLKVLFTPVLPFTSQRLHEMLGHDGVIAPQPEVREYVEDGRSHSVLAGEYAHEAAWKPTGLAAGQKLRTPQALYKKLDEKVVDEELARMEGAST, from the coding sequence GTGCCTGAAAAAATCCTCATCGCCGTCGCCTGGCCGTACGCGAGCGGCCCGCGACACCTCGGACATGTGTCCAGCATCGGCGTGCCGCCGGACATCTTTGCGCGCTATCACCGCCTGCGCGGCAACGAGGTGCTGATGGTCAGCGGCACCGATGACCACGGCACGCCGATCACGACCGAGGCGGACCGCGAAGGCATCTCCCCGGCGGAGGTGGTCAGGCGCTACCACGACGTCATCGTCGGCGACCTGAAAAACCTCGGCGTGACCCACGACCTCTTCACGCAGACGTCCACCGCCAACCACCACCGCGTCGTCCAGGGCCTGTTCTCGACGCTCTACGAAAAGGGCTACATCGTCGCGCGGATGAGCATCGGCGCCATCTCACCGAGCACCGGGCGCACCCTGCCCGACCGCTATCTCGAGGGCACCTGTCCCATCTGCGGCTTCAAGGACGCACGTGGCGACCAGTGCGAGAACTGCGGCAACCAGCTGGATGCCGTGGATCTCATCGATCCCCGCTCGAAGGTCAACGGCGAGGTGCCCGAGTTCCGCGAGACCGAGCACCTGTACCTCGAGCTGCCGGCGTTCGCCGACGAGCTGCGGGATTGGATCGCCAAGCAGGACCAATGGCGGCCCAACGTGCGGGCGTTCGCCGCCAACTTCGTCTCGGAGCTCAAGCCGCGAGCCATCACCCGCGACATCGACTGGGGCGTGCCGATCCCGCTGCCGCGCTGGAAGGACCTCGACATGAAGCGCCTGTACGTGTGGTTCGACGCGGTGGTGGGTTATCTGTCCGCCAGCGTCGAGTGGGCGTCGGTCCACGACGATCCCGACGCCTGGAAGCGGTGGTGGAAGGACGCCGGCGCTCGCCACTACTACTTCATGGGCAAGGACAACATCATCTTCCACACCATCATCTGGCCGGCGATGCTGCTGGGCGCGGGCGACCTCAACCTGCCCTACGACATCGTCGCGACCGAGAACCTCAACATGGAGGGCAACAAGTTCAGCCGCAGCCGGCGGGTCGGGATCTGGGTCGGCGACTTTCTTTCGCGCTACGACCCGGACCCGCTTCGCTACTACCTCGCGATCGCGGGACCGGAGACGCAGGACACCGACTTCACCTGGTCGGAGTTCGTGCGCCGCAACAACGACGAGCTGGTCGGCACGTGGGGCAACCTCGTCCACCGGACGCTGGTCAACGCCCATCGGAACTTCGGCGAGGTGCCACCGGCCGGCGACCTCACGCCGCGGGACCGCGAGGTGCTGGCGGCGGTCGAGTCGGGATTCGACTCCGTCGGCGAGCTCTTCGATGGGGCGCGCTTCAAAGCCGGCGTGACCGAGGCTATGCGCCTGGCGGCCCTGGTCAACCAGTACCTCGGCGAGGAGCAGCCGTGGCACACGATCAAGACGGACCGGGAGCGTGCCGGGACGGTGCTTCACGTCGCGCTGCGCTGCGTCGACAATCTGAAGGTGCTCTTCACACCGGTGCTGCCGTTCACCTCGCAGCGCCTGCACGAGATGCTCGGCCACGACGGGGTCATCGCGCCGCAACCCGAGGTCCGCGAGTACGTGGAGGACGGTCGATCACACTCGGTGCTCGCGGGCGAGTATGCGCACGAAGCGGCCTGGAAGCCGACCGGCTTGGCGGCCGGCCAGAAGCTCCGCACCCCGCAGGCGCTCTACAAGAAGCTGGACGAGAAGGTCGTCGACGAAGAGCTGGCGCGGATGGAAGGAGCTTCCACGTAG
- the scpB gene encoding SMC-Scp complex subunit ScpB yields the protein MSDISAALEAILFSSNRPLKLRELQQATDSDRTAVEHALEELRQALEGRGVMLMKHHDEFHLATRPEHAAAVRRALRPEVSGKLSPAAYETLAIVAYQQPVARARIEEVRGVSCDSVLTNLELRDLITEVGRGSGPGQPKLYGTTMRFLQVMGLESLDHLPTPRLERD from the coding sequence ATGAGTGACATCTCGGCTGCCCTGGAAGCGATCCTCTTCAGCTCCAACCGGCCCCTCAAGCTGCGCGAGCTGCAGCAGGCCACGGACAGCGATCGCACGGCGGTGGAGCATGCCCTGGAGGAGCTCCGCCAGGCGCTGGAGGGCCGGGGGGTGATGTTGATGAAGCATCACGACGAGTTTCACCTGGCGACTCGGCCTGAGCATGCCGCCGCTGTTCGCCGTGCTCTCCGGCCGGAAGTGTCGGGCAAGCTCTCGCCGGCCGCTTATGAGACGCTGGCCATCGTGGCCTATCAGCAGCCTGTCGCGCGCGCTCGCATCGAGGAGGTGCGCGGCGTCAGCTGCGACAGCGTGCTCACCAACCTGGAGCTGCGCGACCTGATCACTGAGGTCGGGCGCGGCAGCGGGCCCGGCCAGCCGAAGCTTTACGGCACCACCATGAGGTTCCTCCAGGTGATGGGGCTCGAGTCGCTCGATCACCTGCCGACGCCGCGGCTCGAACGCGACTAG
- a CDS encoding rRNA pseudouridine synthase yields MNPAGDSKPPQERLNRFLARAGVASRRAADQLISSGVVRVNHERPPAAGLLIDPDRDRVTVDGRVVKPVTKHRYLVLNKPLGVITTAKDESARTTVLEVVGDEGKAGHRLFPVGRLDADTTGLLLLTDDGDLAFRLTHPRHKVAKEYIALVVGNPSAADLQTLRSGVQLDDGMTSPAEVDVLRFTPGSRDAGLAEVRVVIREGRHHQVRRMLHVVGHKVRSLRRVAFGPLKLGRLKTGDWRVLGDSEVAALRRAVEGGSR; encoded by the coding sequence GTGAATCCGGCCGGCGACTCAAAACCGCCCCAGGAACGGCTGAACCGCTTCCTCGCGCGTGCCGGCGTGGCCAGCCGGCGAGCCGCGGACCAGCTGATCTCCTCCGGCGTGGTGCGCGTGAACCACGAGCGGCCGCCCGCCGCGGGCCTGCTCATCGACCCGGACCGGGATCGCGTCACCGTCGACGGCCGCGTCGTCAAACCGGTCACCAAGCATCGTTACCTCGTTTTGAACAAGCCCCTCGGGGTGATCACGACGGCCAAAGACGAGTCGGCGCGAACGACGGTTTTGGAAGTGGTCGGCGATGAGGGGAAGGCGGGCCACCGCCTCTTTCCGGTCGGACGCCTGGATGCGGACACCACCGGGCTGCTGCTCCTCACCGATGACGGCGACCTCGCGTTTCGACTCACCCATCCGCGCCACAAGGTGGCCAAGGAGTACATCGCGCTGGTGGTTGGGAACCCGAGCGCAGCCGACCTCCAGACGCTGCGGTCCGGCGTCCAGCTCGACGACGGCATGACCTCTCCGGCGGAGGTCGACGTCCTGCGGTTCACCCCCGGAAGTCGCGACGCGGGCCTCGCCGAGGTGCGAGTCGTGATCCGCGAGGGACGTCACCACCAGGTGCGCCGCATGCTCCACGTGGTTGGGCACAAGGTGCGATCGCTGCGGCGCGTCGCCTTTGGTCCTTTGAAGCTGGGCCGCTTGAAGACCGGCGATTGGCGTGTGCTGGGTGACTCGGAGGTGGCCGCTCTCCGCCGAGCCGTCGAAGGCGGATCCAGGTGA